The Manis pentadactyla isolate mManPen7 chromosome 12, mManPen7.hap1, whole genome shotgun sequence genome contains the following window.
GCCAGCGCCCAGCTGGGCTCCTGGGTCCCCTCCCCAAGCCCTGTTAGAGTCCTTGGAATCCCACCCCTGACCACCTAAGGATATTTTCCTGACCCTGCCTGACTTAAATGGGCTTCCAGGGACCCCTCTTCTGAGTGTCCTCAGGACACCGAATCCTCCCCTGGAAATCCTTCCCTGATCCTACCTGGATAACCTGGGAACCTTCTCCAGATGCTGTCTGAGCCTACCTGGGCGTCCCAGGACCCCAAGCTTACCTGGGTCAGAGGGACTGCTCCCCCAAGCCCATCACCTGGGCTCCCTGGAATGTTTCCCAGGATCCTGCGCCCCTCTATTGACCCGAGACCCCTCTGAATCTCTCTTTGGACCCTGCTTGGCCCACTGAGCCTTCTGAGACACCTCTCTCGCTGGCCTCTGGGACCCTGCGCTTCCTCCCTTGATCTCACCCGGACCCTGGGCCCCTCTGCTGACCTAAGTCCTCTTGAGCCTCCCTGAGACCCTCATGGCATCCTAGTACCCCTGCCCCAggactccctccagcccctgctcgGGTTCACCTGGGCCCCTTGGGATGTCTCATCTGATGCTTCTGGGCCCCTGGGGGCCTCTGCTGAGCTCCCCTGGGAGCCTCAAGGCCTTCCCCCGATCCCCTttccccctttcctcttcccatcTGCCTCAGCCACAGGCCTCCGGGCCCTGCCTGAACCTCCAGGCCTCTCCCTACCCAACAGCCTCCTCTGTAGCCGCGCCCTTCCCCCCCAGGTCCCGGTTCATCTGCTTCATCGTTGCCACCACCGTGGTCAGCACCCTCCTGTCTTTCCTGAGGCCCATGGTCAACGCATATGCCCTCAACAGCATCGCCGCGCACATCCTCTACATCGTTTTCCACGAGTACAAGAAGTGGGTGGTGGCTGCAGGCACCCAGGGAGGTggctccctcccccctccagcaccCCCACAATACTCACCGCATTTCAGGCACAGAGTTCTCACTGACCCCAGGCCCGAGGAGGGGGTGCCCATTTCCCAAGGTCATCCACTAGCAAGAGGAAAGGGCAGGGTTAGAATGGAAGGCTGTCTGGCTGCAGACCTTGTCCTTTTTATCATGCAAACCtcccaacacacatacacatagcaAGCGTCGCACCATATACCTCCATGTGCCGCCAGCCAGTCCCAGCCACCATCAGCATCTTGCCCACCTGCATTGTATGTTCCCCCCTCCAGATTTCATATCATGGCACCCATTAATTTTTCAGGATTTAACTCTActgttaaagaattattttttttagccCATGCTAGGTCTTAGCAAGATAGAGAAGGAGCTCTCAAGTAGGGGGCCGTTTGAGGTGAGCTGAATAAAAGGGTTCTTTCCAAAGGAGAGGGCAGGGTGTAGGAGAATCACTAGGGATCCTTTAGAATCTGTGTTAAGGAGAGTGAGATTCCATGACCATCAGGAGACATTGAGGCAGGGGGTCTAGGGGAGAGAGCGATCACAAGAGTCTGGAAAGAGACAGCCCCGAGGAGAGGGTCTCCTGGGCAAGGGCTGGGGCCTCAAAAGCAGTTGCTAGTTGTGGCCAGCCTGGGCCGACTCTGCAGGGAGGAAGCCAGGGAAGTAAATATCCAAGCAGTGCCCTCCTCTCAGCCTTTGATTTCCTGCTGGGTCTCCCTCGGGCCAACCACAGCTGGAAGCCCAAAGACAAGGGAACCCCTGGATTTGGTCTACACAGCTCAGCACCCCTGGAGCATAAGGCAGAGTGGAGAAGGGAAGGCTCTAGAGGGACAAATGGAAAATATGGCGCACGCAATCCTAACGACAGTTAACGATACTTGCTTCAAATAGTATCTGATACCCAGTGTGCACCATTTGCCTCCATTTCCCCAAGGGGCCTTCCTACACCTGGTCTTTGAATAGGATCCAAACAGTCTCTTCGATCTTCTTCACTTCGCAGCCgttttcccttctctccctctttctctgggcCTCTTATTTGATAACAGAAACTTGATAATTTGTCCTGTAGAACATTGGCTGACTGCTTCCTGTGATGTCTTTCAGcatttttccttattattattattcctgttttagtATTTCGTGGGGAATAATAGTTTGATCTAGATttaggtttaaattttttttagccTAGAGTATTTCATGTGTGGCCCTTGGGTGCTTCTTGTTCCATCCGCTTAGGAGACTGTAATGAGCGGCTCACCCACGTTTAGCCCCGTTAAAGTTGATCAGTAGATTCAGCTAGTGTCATCCCGTCCCTTCATTATAAAGTTTCCCACTGACCTTCCACCTGATGACTTCAGCAGCGATGCCTACTGCCTCCATCCATGATCTCATTAGCGGTTTTGCAAAAGCATCTTTTGCAGAATCTGTGATTTCTTCTGCATTGATCATCTGGAGCTCTGCCATCAGGAGGGACTTGCACTCAGCAAAACCTTGAAACATGGTTTGGAAAGACAGGGTAGATCGTTGATTCTTTCCCTGTGCTTACCAGTTTCCAGAGTCATGAGTTAGTGCCTTCGCTGTCTCTAGCTGGGACCAATGAAGTGGCGTTTTTTTAAAAGTGGTATTATGAACGCATGGATGTTTGTATCTCAGAAGGGTTTCAGTTCATAGCAGTCACTATGCTATATCGTTAACTTTTTATAGCAAGTTGCAAAAACAGAATCCTGTGTAcccttcccccagcctcccccagggGCCCCCGGTGGCAGCATCTTTTGTAACCCTAAAATGATCTCAAAAGGGGAAAATTGACGATGGAGGAGTATGGCTACCGAGACTGCAGACTTTATTCAGATCTTGCCACTTCTTACTCATTATTCTTTTCTGATGGTCAAACTGTCCCATTTTAGGCCAGCGGTTTAGGTTATGCTTTTAACCATAAAGGAGTTACTGCCTCATTAATCCCCCATATGCCCTTTCCTAAGGGACACTGAGTTAGCTCTTCtgttggggaaatgcaaatgctGATTTTCGCTTGTCCCAGCACGTGGCCTCTGGAGAATGCACCCTCCCACACACGGACACGAACACTCTCACGGCCACGCAGACATGAATTCCCATGTGCTGACTCACAGGCGCTCACACAGTCACAGCCccaaacaaacacagaaaggcTTGCTGGTGACGCAGTCTACCATCCGACAGCCCTGGGTcagaccccagctctgccactttctagctgtggAACTTCAGGTGGGGGTGGGACACTTGGCCCGTGGGGCTGCCCTACGTGGACGTCAGCGCTGATGACAAGGCCTGCTGAGGTCTGCTGGCTTCTTGACTACCGAGCCACCTGGCCACTCCCCTGAGGGGCCTGGATCAGGAGTCTGATCTTAATCTCacatgcctcagttttcccatctacaaaatgggaatatGGCGCCATTGTGGGGACTGAGAGTCTATCAGGACTTCCAGAACTGCGCCAGGCATCCTGTAAGCGCTCAGCAAATGTTAGCAGGAAGCCCAGATCAGGCCCCGCCGCCTTGCCCCCTTgatccttccctcctcccagtcTCATCTCCTTCGATGGAGGAATTTCCCATCAGCCCCTTCAGGCTCTGAttccccttcttccctcctgAGGACGAACAATAAGGAGCTTCGGCATTTAATGGAGGTCTCCGTGGTTCTGTGGGCTTTTGCGTTGACCAGCTGGATCAGCGACCGCTTGCTCTGCAGTTTCTGGCAGCAGATTAATTTCTTCTACATGCACAGCATCTGGTAAGCACCTGCTCTGTGGTCCAGGGCGCCAGAACCAGATAGCCTCAGATGCCAGAGCTCGGAGCAGAagcctgggggcagaggggaggccCAGATAGCGGGACCAGCCGTGGTCAGGGGGGTCAGGTCCAGGAGGCCCCTTGGGAAGGTCAGGAGCCATGAGGACCAgggggggcagggctggtggcatCCCGCGCCCTCACCTCCCTGCTCCCCGCAGGCACGTGCTCATCAGCATCACCTTCCCCTATGGCATAGCCACCATGGCCATGGTGGATGCCAGGTACGAGATGCCAGACCAAACCCTCAAAGTCCGCTACTGGCCTCGGGACACTTGGCCCGTGGGGCTGCCCTACGTGGAAGTCAGCGCTGATGACAAGGCCTGCTGAGGTCTGCTGGCTTCTCGACTACCGAGCCACCTGGCCACTCCCCTGAGGGGCCTGGATCGGGAGTCTGAGAGGCACTCAGAATTCCCTCCTCCAGCTCGCTTTCCCCGTGTCCTCCTTGTCCTGTGCGGCAGGGCCTGGGCTTTGTGACCCCTCTGTGCAGCACACCAGTGAGCCCGGGGGCTGCCTGCCAGAGCTCCCTTCCCTGACCGGGCCCTGTTCTCTTCCATTTCCCTCTTTGTGTTCCGGGCTTCCCCACTGGGACATGACCTAGGGGGCTGGACCTGGCCTCTCCTGGGAATGACCTCAGGCTGGGGCTTGGTCCCCAGCCACCTAACAGACAGTGGCGGTCACTACCAGACTCTTTGGACCTGCCTTTGGCCGTGCAATGTCCCTCATACTTAGGGGGCATCCCAGAGATTGGATCTATTTTTCTGTCACCTCATTCTACACTCACATGTGTGCAGAGACCTCACAGCccctcacacatgctcacacatgtgCCCACACAGATTTGTGGTACTGACTCACTGGTGGACAGAGGAGCGACACGGAGGCCCAGACTGGGTGATCTGGGTGCTGTCAGAGCATGGGCATCAGGATGGGAGCTGGGGTCCCCAGTTCTGCCTCTCAAattggggagaaaagggaaggatgGTTTCCATGGTGGTTAAAAGCACAGGGCTTGGTGTCAGGCAGACCTAAGTTTGAATTCTGCCCACCATTTCCTATTTGTCTAATATGGaaagtgatttttccttactctGAAGCTCACACACCTTGTCGGAAAAATGGAAATATTCCTTTGTTCATGGGATTTCTGTATGGATAAAACAAGATAATGTGTGTAAAGTGCTTAATATGGAGTCTGGCaaacatccatccatctactaaCCTTTAgtttatccatctatccatccatctacccacccatccatccatcccacccctccacccatccatccatttttTGAACTATCCATTTATCCTTTAATTTACACATTCATTAATTTATCCATTAATTCCTTTATacttttcatctttttatctaCCTGTACATTCACTAAGgtgtccatccatccattgaaccacccattcatctatccatccatcgaCCCATTTATTCATTACTCACCCATCATCCATCACTCAttatccctccctccatccatttATCCTGTTACCCATCCCCCACCCATCCATCTGTCTATACTTAGCCATCCATTTATATTGATTTATCCATCCAGATCATTCAGTCATTCTATCCATCCATTTATACAGTTATATATCTaccctcccatccatccatccatagccatctatcgtatccattaatatattttcccacctaatcatgcattcattcatctcttcaataaatgtatATTGAGTTATTATTTTATGTCTGATGCTTATCCCTGGGGATACAAAACAAGAAAGACATGTAAGGCCCCTGCCCTAATGAGGAGGCACACATTAGATAAATAAAAGGACACACAATAAGGTACTCCAAGACACTGATAAGTGCTGCAAAAAAGATAAAGCACAGCGATGTTCTGGAGAACCACGGTGTGGGGGAGCAGCCCTTACATCCTTTCACATTGGTGCCCAGTGGGGACGCACTTTGCAGCTGAGCCCAGAATGACTGGAGGAAACCAGCCATGCCAGGAGCTGGGCAAGCCCATCTGGGCAGAGGGAATGGCGTGTGTGAAACCCCTGGGGTGGGAATGGGCTGGAGCAACAGAAAAAATGGTCTTGCTGGAGCTTAGCAAATGGGGGAGAGCTCCTGGTTAGAGGGTCTTAGCCTGGGGGCTGAGGTGGGTTTAGCGTCCATAGACTACTTGACTGTCGCAGAAGATGGCTGTCTGGCCTGTTGTCAAGTTAGCCAAAGGAGTTAGAGGCAAGCCCATCTGGCCCACTGGAGAGTTGGGGAAATTGGAATGGGAGGGGCTGCTCATATTTGCCCATGACACATATCCCTGAACCTCATACCCCTTCCACCACCCTTGCAGTAGgcaatattctcattttatagatgtggcCCAGGGAGGAcaagtgaacttgcctgggaccaCACAGCCTGGACTTGACCCAAGTCTGTCCCTCCCCCAAAGTTCCTTGCGCCACAGTGAATCAGCAGCAGGACTGAACTGGGATCCTGACTCTCCTGCTTCCGGATCCTTTAGACATGCTTATTCTAGAAACTGAGAAATTCTTCAACTCTGGCCCCAGGGTGGATACTGGTGGGGAGAAGGGATGGAGAGGTTTCCTCAAGCTTGTGAAGCTGTTTGCAAAAATGTCATGGTGTTTTCTCAGGGGAGGCGAGAGCTGTGCTTCCATGAGATTCTTTAAAGCTCTGAGTGTACTGCAGGAACACATTGCTCAGCGTAGTGGgtgattagggaaatgcaaatccaaaccatgaCACACCATTTCCCATCCACTAAGTGGGGCacgatttaaaaaaataaataaataaacattggagaaaatgcagagcaattggaaccctcatacctTGCCGGTAAGAATGAAAAATGTGGCAGCCGCTGTGGAAAACCATGTGGCGAGTCCTCAAAAGTTAAAGAGAATGACCGTGTGACCTGgcaattccactcctacatacatacccaaaagaagtgaaaataGGTATTCTAGAAAAGACTTGCAGAGAAATGTTCACAGAAGTACTATTGATaagagccaaaaggtagaaaccaCATAAACGATCATCAATGCAGTGGATGAATGAATCAATGGTGGTATGTCCATACAGGAGAATATTATTCtgtaatgaaaaggaatgaagtacagaCACAGGCTACAATGTGAAGACACTTGAACACgggatgctgagtgaaagaagtgaCTCACGAGGCCACACGGTGTGGGATCCCATTTCTGTGAAATGTCCACACAGGCAAATGCACAGACAGAAGGCAGATGAGCAGCTGTCAGGGGCCAGGAGGAGGGAATGGGGCGTGACTGCTCATAGGAAGAGGGAGTCCTTGGGGGTGAAGAATATGTCTTGGAACTAGGTAGAGACAGTGGTTGGACAGCATTCTAAATGCCACTAAAATGAATGTTCTAAATGCCACTACACTGTACACTTTAACAGGATTAGTGGTTagttgtatgttacatgtatttgaCCATAATTAGAATTTAATAAGGCTCCCAGAGGGCTGGTCTGGGGTCACACCTCTGCCCCCAGGAGCCAGAGGAATGCAGTCCTTCGGCTGGCCATGATTGGGCAGGTGCCTCCTCGGGATGGGGAGCCCCTCTCTGACCACAGGTCTGACACCGGGGATGGGGGCAGGTGGGGTTGAGTCATCCCTGAGCATGTGCCCTGTCATGAGCTGGCATTCTGGAAGGACTGCCATTTTAAAAGTCACACAGAAGTGCCTGAAAGGCTCATAATTGGCCCTGGGAGGAAACCCCAGATCACGGATTGTTGCCAGAAAAGAGGCAGAATGACGTAGGAGAGTTGCAAAGAGTCCAGTGCACTGCTCTTTTTCTGGGAGAAATGCCTCATTGCGTATAGAGTGTTGGTCTGCTCCCAAACCATTCATGACTCCCCATTGCCTGTGAGCTATAAAGGTCAGACGCCCGTCCGTCTGCCATTCAAGGTCTGCTCTGAGTTGTAGCTAATCCCGGCAAGGTCTCTAACTGGCCGCTGGGCTCTGCTCCAGCTTAGTCATTTTCAATACTGCCGTGAGTggctgtgtgtgcatttgtggcTGGCAAGAAACTGGGAGGTGCAGGGAACATGCTGGAGGCCAGACAGGATTCCAAACACAGTCTTGAAGGGCTGAACTTCCTAGGAGGTGATGCAGTAGAGGAAGGAATGCCAAGCCCTCCCCTTGGGTGCAAATAATCTGGATGGCTAGAGGGCGACAGAGGCCTAAGGCAGGTGCAGTTCAGTTACAGAGAGCCGACTGGACTCCACGGGTCCAAAATGTTACTTTTTAGCAGTGGGACTTGGGCCAGTCGTATCCTCCTCTGCGTCTCCGTTTCATTGTTTGTAACATCGGGATAAGTGTCAACCAGCATTCTGCTAATTGCTCAAATTACAATTTGctctatgtttttctttaaatctacTCCTTGGCTCACACTGCTGTACTGCAAAAGGACACATTGTATCACTTTAAGGAGCTACTTGTAGATACAGTAACAACAAGAAGTGTTAACTGCAGCTCAGGGATTCTTAAATCAGCCTGCACATGAGAATCCCCAGctgcacataaaaaaaaaaaaaaaaaaaaggaaagaaaagaaagaaagaataaggtGGGGGGTGACCGTCTTACTCCAGACTAATGAACTGGCATCTCTGAAGGTGGGAAGTGGGCactggtattttttaaagctctgcaGGAGATTTTCAATGTCCAGGTGGCGTTGAGAAGCGTTGCAGCAGAGGCAGTTACCTGTCCCAGACTCTGACCTCTGAATCTGTTCCCTTGTCCTTGACGGAGCTTGGGGAGTGCCAGAGAGGGGCTTAAGATGCACAGATGCCAAGACTTTCTTGTTGCAGACATTAGATCAGAAATGAATTGAAAAGGAACTAGCCCACTCACTATGTGATTCAGTAGTTTTTCAtctcatgcaacaaatatttattgagcatttaccctgtgccaggcagtgtgctcGGGATATACATAAGTGAACACCACCAAGATGCCTGTCCCCCTGGAACTTCCATCTTGGCCAGGAGGGGAGACAGACAAGGGGCCTCATGGATAAATGTGCATGTAAGTGGGATGGTCAGGGTTGGTCTCATTGAGGAGGCCCCCAGCTCTGCCATATCCTCGCCATACAACTCTGGGCAACTCACTTACctcctctgagcttcagtttcctcacctgtaaaatggggacaacaaTACCTACCTCTTAGTATCGTTGGGGTGAAATGAGGCGATATTGAGCTCATGAACAGCAGGTGTTGGCTATCACATGCTACTAAGAAGATGGGGCAACCTTCTGTTTACCTCCCAAGGAAGGAATCCAGTGGTTGTATTTTAGGCAGAGGATGCATTAAAAaatgtgttactttttattatagaaattgtacacatacagaaaagcaaagagaatagTCTGGTGAACTCTCATATATATGCCCTTCACCTAGACTGAACAATTCTTAACATTTGCCCATTTTGCTTCATCtaggttttaaaattaaattttcaagGCAGTTAGTGTGGTGGTGTTTCACCCTTAGGCATCTCTAAAAATAAGGACAATTTCCTACCCAACCATAATCCCATTATCACACTTaaccaaatagaaatttaaaGATCACCTGTTATTATTCAGGTTCAGAGTTCCCCAGCTGACACAGCTGCTTTGGTCAAGGCCCCAAGATCCGGTGCAGGGCCCCACATTGCATTTGGCTGTGATGTCATCTCTGGTAACCCCCGGCAGTCCCTATTTCTTTTCCTCCATCCTCTTGACTGGAGGAAGCCAGAGTGTCGAGAGTTCCTCCTTCTGGGCTTATTGAATCGCTTCTCCTGGTGTCCTCTCTCATGTTCCTCTATCCATGTGCTTCTCCTGTAACTTGAAAGTTAGGACCGAAAGTGTGACTCGATCCAAGTTAAATTTTGGAGGCAAGAACGCTTTCTTTTTGGTGCTGCATGCTTCCCAGCACAGCGTGGTAGAAACTCGTCATTCCGTATGTTCCACTGGAAGGCTGCTAAGAGTCATCCCTGGACCAAGATGGCAATGGTGTGATGCTTCCActgtaaggttattttctcctcttTGTATCTAGCAGGCAATCTCAGGGATGATCTTTGGTGGATGTGAGATGATCCTTTCAGCTAATGGTTTTAGCATCCACTGATGACTCTTGTCTGCAATGGTTCTTTCTTGGGGCATTCAcagtagtgatttttttctatcatgCTTTCAACAGTACTGGCTGGCATTTTTCTGTAAAAAGAGCTTTTATCAACGGACTGGTTTTATGCTGTAAAGGCATGGTAAGTGAGGAGTTGGTACAGTTACCTTCAAAGGGGACAGatgagctttgttcttcttttactatcATTTAAGGACTTATGGATACTTATAGGTTCATGATGTCAAATAgtccattaattttttaaaatgatggtataaatatatatatgtataggtcATAAAACTTGCCATCTTAACCTTTTTTAAAGTGCCCTGTTCTGTggaattaagtacattcacattgttgcccAACCATTGCCACCATCCATCTCCCAGAACTTTCcagcttcccaaactgaaattctgtccccatgaaacacattccccatcccctcctccagcccctggtcCCCACcacccactttctgtctctgtgaatggGGCTCCTCTAGGGACCTCCCAGGGGTGGGATCAGACAGGGTCagcccttctgtgtctggcttatgtcactgagcaccaTGTGTCCAGGTCCATCATGTTGTAGCAAAtgtcagaattttcttttaaaggctgaataatattccattgtatggatatgccacaatttgtctattcatccattgatggacacttaatcATGGGTTCTTTCTCCGTTATTCTTTCTCCCCAGCATGCCCTGCTTTAGATTAAATAGTCCAGTGTTACTATGACAGAGTCTGGCCTCCTTCAGAGTTTTTGTCCATACTTACTTCTATTTCAAAGTTACTGATTTTCCAGTTACTGATTTGACCACTTGGTTGACGACTGAGAAAAgggagcaaaaacaaaacaaacaaagcacAAACAAAACacccagaaaaacaaacaaaaaaatcttgaCTTTTCATGGTAAGGAGGAACTTATAAAATAACTTTACCAGGGTCCTTGCAGGTAGAAGTTCTAATGTCTGAGAGACAAGTGGCTTACAAGATTCTGAAAAAGATAGGGTGCTCTGCTTATATCCGATATAAATACAATATACAAGTCATGAAATTGTATGATCGTGGTAAATTAATAATAGGTTTGGGAAGGATTAGCGGTGTAAATTTCGTGGGTAAAATGAGACCTTTTTGACCATTTTAACGAAGCCGATTTCAAATTTATGTCATTCACATAGCTTGAATTGGCATCGCTTGATACTatgattgtccccattttacagatgtacaAACAGACTCCGGGAGAAGCGAGTTGGCCAGGCTTGCCCTGATGTTGATCCAGGACTGCAAAATTAACCCGCAGTTCCAAAGCACAGGGCTCATTCCATCACACAGAAGCAACACGTGGCCAGGAAACAAAAGCGTCCCTGGGGCTCCCTCCCCAGGGGTCGATTCCGCCACCCAAGCTGCGGCCCAGGAAGGCTGCGTCCACGAGGCAGCGCCCCCTGCGGGCCGCAGTGCGCAGGCGCGGCACGGCGCCCCcgtcccgcccccgcccccctccACGTGCGGCGCACACCTCGCGCTCCCCTCGGCAGGGCTGGAGTcgcgcctccctccctccctcccaccgccCCTCCCGTCCAGGCTTACTATTGGCTGAAGACTCCGTCCCTCCGACCACAGCCCGGCAGACCCCCGCCAGGTCGGAAGTTCCGCCCCATGAGCGACCGTCCGCGCTGACGATTGGCCTAGGAGGCTGTCAGTCGGGGCGGCGGGCCCGAGTCGGCGGCGGGGGCCCGCGGTCGGTGCGCGACCCGGGCTGGCGGTGGTTTCCGGTTCCGCGGGGCTGGCTGGCGGGCGGGCGGCCGGGA
Protein-coding sequences here:
- the ACER1 gene encoding alkaline ceramidase 1 isoform X1 → MPSIFAYQSSEVDWCETNFQHSELVAEFYNTFSNVTFFIFGPLMMFLMHPYAQKRSRYSYVTFILFMVVGLFSTYFHMTLSFLGQLLDEISILWLLASGYSIWMPRCYFPTFLGENRSRFICFIVATTVVSTLLSFLRPMVNAYALNSIAAHILYIVFHEYKKTNNKELRHLMEVSVVLWAFALTSWISDRLLCSFWQQINFFYMHSIWHVLISITFPYGIATMAMVDARYEMPDQTLKVRYWPRDTWPVGLPYVEVSADDKAC
- the ACER1 gene encoding alkaline ceramidase 1 isoform X2; this encodes MMFLMHPYAQKRSRYSYVTFILFMVVGLFSTYFHMTLSFLGQLLDEISILWLLASGYSIWMPRCYFPTFLGENRSRFICFIVATTVVSTLLSFLRPMVNAYALNSIAAHILYIVFHEYKKTNNKELRHLMEVSVVLWAFALTSWISDRLLCSFWQQINFFYMHSIWHVLISITFPYGIATMAMVDARYEMPDQTLKVRYWPRDTWPVGLPYVEVSADDKAC